gattatttttaagaATACAATTCATTTATGATAATTGTTGGTTTCGTTCTTTTCTTTGACGCGTAACAAATTGAGTCTAAAAACAATTTACAGATAAATGATGTCTGTGATATCACGACAAAAACGAAGCAAATATATCTGCTTGTGAGAAGATATATCATAATAATCAACGAAATGAAGATGGTATTCATTAATAACAATCATGTTTCATAAATTTCGTGTTTTCGAATCGCTTTTATACATTTACCTTCGAGTGGAAGGCTCATAccttcagatttaaaaaaaacccagaggATGTTGAAATGTATAGATACACAATGATATATCTTTGACATAAAGGGACTGAAAGGGGAGGccaattttaattcatctaaaacatatttaaagaaGCAACGTCTTCTTAGCATCTTTAAAGCTATTCGtcagttttaaataattaaattgctGCAAATgtcataaaacaatataaatcttTTCAAGTATGTACCGAAGTACTGCGCTTAAAGGGCTGCTGATAGGCATTTACATTCTATAACCGGAGTAAAACTAATAACAACATATTTCAATAATGCATTTGACATTTGTACATCTCGACAAAAATGTTTGTTCATTGTTGCTGTATACAACAATGCAAAACACCACTAGCTTTCGATGGACAGCAGATGCCTCAATCAAACAACTAATTGATACACCCTTTCCTTATGAAAAACACCGTTTACAATCAAAAGAGTGCAGTGAGGACGTTTAACGGATGGACGAATACTATTTGAGAatttgagtttatgaaacataATTAAACGTGATCAAACTAGGATTAAAGACACCTCCGACTACTGCAATACCAACCTATTTTAGACGTTTGCTTTGAGACCTACAAAAACATAAACCAGAAAAACACATATAGTTGTGTGTATTAACCTCAACTGGGAACACGATTggacaaatattaataaaaaaaaatatgacaaaaactcACGAACACAGAAAGTTAAACTTGAATTAAATCacaagaaaaaatataagtaaCATACATTCactgtataaaaataaggatacatagaatgattgccaaagagaaaACTATCCTTCAGAGTCCAAAGACGTGCACGTAAGCAGTTAGAGGCTACCATATGAACTATtgcaatgagaaaaacccataccataCAGTGAGCGAGCTATAAAATGAGAAATCTGATGGCTTTACGTTGAAATTTTGATGCTAAAAGTCAAGTTCTATTGCATGAATATATGTATTCAATTTTGTGCAATCGGCATTGATAAAACAGATTCAAAAGACCTTAGCTTTATTTCCcacttctttttttctaaaaaaataatcttaaaactTATTTATTACAGACATGAGTTTCGAAACGAACGATTCTATGGTGAATAGTGAAGAAATAATTCGTTCTGAAACAGAAGACTGACATAAATAAGTGTTCAAATGAATAattctgattattatttatCTAGTTTCAGATAATGCAGTGTCAACCATGTCGTGAACAAGGTCAATATGCATCTGCAGAATTGTGGTGCGACGAATGTGAAGAAGCGTTGTGTAAAAGCTGTAAATCACTACACATGTCATTCAAAGTGAGCAGAAATCACAACGTGTCAAAATTGCCGCCTATCGCAGTAAAAGAACCATCTTTGTTAATAGGTACAGAGAATGAATTTGTTGATGTCGGAAAACACAAATTGGTTATGTGTGATGAACATCACGATAAATCGTTAGAATATTTCTGTATTAAACACGAAAAGCCATGCTGCATTCTTTGTAAAAGACAATACCATGTTGAGTGTTGCGATGTTGAGAAAGTTGATGACGTAGTAGACGATGCTAAACTAGCAACTACCACAGTAGACCTCTTATTGGGAATCGAGGAACGCAAAAGCCGTTTAACTAAAGTTGTAGATAAAGAGAGGTCAAATTTTAGAGGTTTAGAAATCATCAAGGACAGTTGTATTGAAGAACTAAAGAATACAAGATCTGCCATTGATAAACATCTAAATTTATTGCAAAATGAAATCGAGcaagaaataaacaaagaatatgGAAATGAAAcaaggaaaataaacaaaagaataacAAGTCTTActgccagaaaaaaatatgtaacggACCAACACAAAATTGTAGTAGATACAAAACAATCTGATATGTCATTAGGACAACAATATTTAAGGATTATACGCCTAAAACACATGGAAGATGGTTTTCCCGAAAGTGATGAGACCTATCATGATTGCAGTCTACAAGGTATCGCTAATCACAAACTGTCGTACCAGAAGACTAGTGATAGTATAACTGTAGAGCGCATCAAACGCACTTTGCAAGGGAAAGACAACGATATGTTAAAGTATCAGGAAAATAAAAGTGAAGATGAATTAGAATCGGGCTCCTCTGTAATTGAACTAGAACTTAACCAATCAAAAGATTCTAATTTTGAATTTGAGCCATCAGCTTTAGAATTACAAGTTACTTCTTCCGTTGCAGGTACAACATCTCCCTTACCTGTGACTACAACTACTACTTTGCGAGCAGAATTGCCACCTACATCAACCGTTACGAGTTTGTCGCCATTTCCTGTTACACAGACAACGAATATCTCATGCATGGATACTGTCGAAGACCGTTCGTCATTCGATTTCAGtctatttaacaatttttgtgttgagaaaaaaaataaaaatatttcaataagtgATGCAAAATGGATGCCGAACAAGAACGACATAGCTTTTGTAGAAAAGTCCAATCCAAGGTGTATAATCTACAACAAAAAAGGTCAGAAAAAGGGCCAAGTCAGGCTTAATGGTGCACCACAATGCATAGCAATAATAAACATCATTTGCGTAGGTGTAACTCTTACGAGTAAGCAAAGGGTATGTGTGATAGACACAGATAAATGGCAGATTATAAATACCATTCCTGTTCATGACTATTGCGAAGGACTAGTCTTTTATGAAAGCAATCTTATAGCCAACTGTGCAAATAAAGGTTTAACGTATATAAACAATTCTGGAAAAATAGTGAAACAGAATATTGCCATTAAAGGGGCTTTATACTGTCATATCGATTGTCGAGGAAATATGTATTCTGCTAAGATGAACGATGAAAGCATACATGTCTACAATCTAGCAACCAGTAAACGATTAATATACAATTTCATCGGTGTAGATAATCCGACAGGACTGACAACCGACAAAgacaataatttgtttgttgCATGTAATAACAATGACACAATTTTTGTTAAACCGTCGCGTCACCCACGTTCCGTAGTAGTATTGGGGAGATCAGATGGCATTGATCGCCCATTGAGTTTAGACTACAATCATCAAAGCGACGAACTTCTAGTAGTAAATAACACTGCACATTCAATATTCATATTTAAGAAATGTAGAAGGGTTTTTGATACTAGATAACGATATTCTTGCTCTACGTTCGCTGTGTGTAAAAAGTTACTCTTGAATATCCTGAGTGTACCCTGTTCACCCACAtcttggaaattttaaaatccaATTTATACATTGATTTGTCATATCACATTTGACTGTAGTTTggcattatatttataaattgtgagCAATGAACTGTTACATGCTTCGCTTATCTGAATCTGTTAGTGGAAAAGTACGATATCCGTTTACGTTCAATTTTAGGGACCCCTTTTCAAGTTGCAATAGGAACAACTTCTGCTTTAGTTGAAGTTCGAATGAACAAAGTCATGAAAAGTAGTTCGAGAGCAT
This Mytilus trossulus isolate FHL-02 chromosome 14, PNRI_Mtr1.1.1.hap1, whole genome shotgun sequence DNA region includes the following protein-coding sequences:
- the LOC134698011 gene encoding uncharacterized protein LOC134698011, translating into MQCQPCREQGQYASAELWCDECEEALCKSCKSLHMSFKVSRNHNVSKLPPIAVKEPSLLIGTENEFVDVGKHKLVMCDEHHDKSLEYFCIKHEKPCCILCKRQYHVECCDVEKVDDVVDDAKLATTTVDLLLGIEERKSRLTKVVDKERSNFRGLEIIKDSCIEELKNTRSAIDKHLNLLQNEIEQEINKEYGNETRKINKRITSLTARKKYVTDQHKIVVDTKQSDMSLGQQYLRIIRLKHMEDGFPESDETYHDCSLQGIANHKLSYQKTSDSITVERIKRTLQGKDNDMLKYQENKSEDELESGSSVIELELNQSKDSNFEFEPSALELQVTSSVAGTTSPLPVTTTTTLRAELPPTSTVTSLSPFPVTQTTNISCMDTVEDRSSFDFSLFNNFCVEKKNKNISISDAKWMPNKNDIAFVEKSNPRCIIYNKKGQKKGQVRLNGAPQCIAIINIICVGVTLTSKQRVCVIDTDKWQIINTIPVHDYCEGLVFYESNLIANCANKGLTYINNSGKIVKQNIAIKGALYCHIDCRGNMYSAKMNDESIHVYNLATSKRLIYNFIGVDNPTGLTTDKDNNLFVACNNNDTIFVKPSRHPRSVVVLGRSDGIDRPLSLDYNHQSDELLVVNNTAHSIFIFKKCRRVFDTR